The genomic region GCGGCGACGGCCGACGCGACGGCCTCGGCCACGCGCTCGTCGAACGGCGACGGGATCACGTAGTCGGCGGAGAGCTCGTCACCCACGACACCGGCGATGGCGTCAGCGGCGGCGATCTTCATGCCCTCGGTGATCCGGGTGGCGCGCACCTTGAGGGCGCCCGCGAAGATGCCCGGGAACGCCAGCACGTTGTTGATCTGGTTCGGGAAGTCCGAACGGCCCGTGGCCACGACCGCCGCGTACTTGTGCGCGACGTCCGGGTGGACCTCCGGGTTCGGGTTGGCCATGGCGAAGACGAACGCGTCCTTCGCCATCGAGGCCACCGCCTCCTCGGGGACCGTACCGCCGGAGACGCCGATGAAGACGTCGGCCCCCGCGAGGGCCTGCTCCAGCGAGCCGGTCTGGCCCGTCCGGTTGGTCAGGCCCGCGATCTCCGCCTTGACGTCCGTCAGGTCGGAGCGGTCGGCGGACACGACGCCCTTGCGGTCCGTCACGCAGACGTCGCCGATGCCCGCGTCGACCAGGATCTTGGCGATGGCGATGCCCGCGGCGCCCGCGCCGGAGATCACGGCGCGCAGGTCGCCGAGCGTGCGCCCGGTGAGCTTCGCGGCGTTGCGCAGCGCGGCCAGCGTCACGATGGCCGTGCCGTGCTGGTCGTCGTGGAAGATCGGGATGTCCAGCGCCTCCTGCAGGCGGCGCTCGATCTCGAAGCAGCGGGGTGCGGAGATGTCCTCCAGGTTCACCCCGCCGAAGGACGGCGCGAGACGGATGACCGTCTCGATGATCTCGTCCGTGTCCTTGGTCGCGAGCGCGATCGGGACCGCGTCCACGCCGCCGAACTGCTTGAACAGAATCGCCTTGCCCTCCATCACGGGGAGGGAGGCCTCGGGACCGATGTCACCGAGTCCGAGCACGGCCGTGCCGTCGGTGACGACGGCGACCACGTTGGACTTCCAGGTGTACTCGTTCACCAGCTCCGGCTGCTCGGCGATGGCGGTGCACACCTTCGCCACGCCGGGGGTGTACGCGAGGGAAAGGTCGTCCTTGTCGTTGACCGGCACCGTGGCCTGGATGGCCATCTTGCCGCCCCGGTGCAGCGCGAACACCGCGTCCGGGTTGTTGTCCGTCACGCTGTCACTGCGAGGGTTGAAGATCTCCGCTGCCACTGTGTGTGACCCCTTAAGTCCTTTGAATCGTTGAGGGTGGCCACTCCTGGTTAAGGGGTGGGCGGGCACCGCGTCCGTACTCCGCATCGACGGTTGGCCCGTCTCCGCGAAGGGGAGGTTCGTACGCGCGGGCGCGCCGCACGCGCGCCCTGAGCCCCGGATGAGGGGTGTAAGGATCTGTTCTACCGGATGAACGCTCACCCAGACGAGTCGATTCCTGCTCGACCATAGGCTGCATGTCCTGGTTTTGGCTAAAAGTCCAAACGTCTGTGTCCAATGGGCGAGACGTGCCGTAAATAGTGAGCCCGAAGTGCCTGGTCGCAGCGTTTTCTGTGGCTCCGAGGGGCTTCGCCCGCAGTCCTGTTGGGTAGCCCGGGGTGTCCGTTATCTGATTTTGACCTCACGAGCACCCTGAATGCGCCAGTCCGAATGGCAAGATGCCGTAATCACACAAGGTCGCGACACTCGATGGTGCGTGCTCGACCTTTTTTCGGTGCTTTTCCACCAGCCGGAGGAACCAGCTCATGACCGCAAGCATCACCCGTCGTACGACCGCCGCCCGGTCCCGGATCGCCGCGGTCGGCGCGATCGCGGTTGCCGGCGCCCTGGTCCTCACCGGTTGTGGCGACCAGACCGACAAGGCCTCCACGGCCCCGTCGGGCCAGGCGAACAGCAGCGCGCCGCTCTTCTCGAAGCTTCCGAAGAAGATCCAGGACGCGGGTGTCATCAAGGTCGGTACGGACGCGACCTACGCGCCGATGGAGTTCACCGAGGGCGGCAAGATCGTCGGTGTCGACCCCGACGTGGCGGCGGCCCTGGCCAAGCAGCTCGGTGTCCAGTTCAAGTTCGAGTCCGGGACCTTCGACACCCTGATCGGCAGCATGCAGACGGGCCGCAGCGACCTGGTCATGTCCTCGCTCACCGACACCAAGGCCCGTCAGGAGGGCCTGGACGACAAGGGCGCCAAGACCGGTGCCGGTGTCGACTTCGTCGACTACTTCTCCGCCTCGACCGGCATCCTGGTCAAGAAGGGCAACCCGGAGGGCATCAAGACCCTCGACGACCTGTGCGGCAAGAAGGTCGCCGTCCAGCGCGGCACGACGTACGAGCAGTCCGCCAAGGACCAGTCCGAGAAGTGCAAGGCGGCCGGCAAGGGCGAGGTCGCCATCGAGTCCTTCCCGACCGACGCCGAGGCCCAGACCCGTGTGAAGGCCGGCGGCGCCGTCGCCGACCTGAACGACTCCCCGGTCGCCGCGTACATCGCGCAGACCGCGGGCGGCGGCAACGACTTCGAGGCCGTTGCCAACCCGACCGACGCCGGCCTCTTCGGCATCGCAGTGGACAAGAAGAACACCGAGCTGCGCGACGCGCTCAAGGAAGCCCTCGACGCGGTCATCAAGGACGGCACGTACAAGGCCGCCCTGGACAAGTGGAACGCGGGCTCCGGCGCCGTGACCGAGGCCAAGACCAACGCAGGCTCCTGACCTCCGCGCAGACCGCAGCACACTGAAGGGCAGTCACTGTGACTGACAAGCTCGACAAGGTCCCGGACCCGGCGGACACCCCGCCGGCCGGTACCGCCCACCCCGAGGCGATCCGCGCCATCCCGGTCCGCCACTACGGCCGCTGGATCAGCGGCGTGGTCGTCATCGGCCTGGTCGTGGCCCTGGCGTTCGCCTTCTCGCAGGGCAACGTGCGCTGGGCCACCGTGCCGGAGAAGCTGTTCGACCCGACCATCCTCCGCGGTGTGGTCAACACGGTCTGGATCAGCATCACGTCCATGGCCCTGGGCCTGGTGCTCGGCGTCCTCTTCGCCGTCATGCGCCTCTCGAAGAACCCGGTGACCAGCACCATCGCCTGGTTCTACATCTGGCTGTTCCGCGGCACCCCGGTGTACGTGCAGCTCCTCATCTGGTTCAACCTCGCCCTGATCTTCCCGATCCTGAACCTCGGGTTCTACAAGGACGAGATGACCCAGGTCATGACGCCGTTCCTGGCCGCCCTGCTGGGCCTCGGCCTCAACGAGGGCGCGTACATGGCGGAGATCGTCCGCGCCGGCATCCAGTCGGTCGACGAGGGCCAGACCGAGGCCTCGCACGCACTCGGCATGACCCGCATGCAGACCATGCGCCGGGTCGTGCTGCCGCAGGCCATGCGCGTGATCGTGCCGCCGTCGGGCAACGAGTTCATCAACATGCTCAAGACCTCGTCGCTCGTCGTGGCCGTGCAGTACTTCGACCTGCTGCGCGCGGCCCAGGACATCGCGTCCACCTCGTTCGCGGTGATGGAGATGTTCTTCGTCGCGTCGATCTGGTACCTCGCCCTGACCAGCGTGTTCAGCGTCGGCCAGTACTACCTGGAGCGCCGCTACGCCCGTGGTGCGCTCCGCTCCCTGCCGCCCACGCCGTTCCAGAAGGTCAAGGCGAAACTGTCCAGCTTCTCGAACCGCAAGGCGGTGGCCTGATGACGACTGCCATGGTGAAGGCCGAGGGCGTCCACAAGTCCTACGGTGCGGCGCACATCCTCAAGGGCATCGACCTGGAGGTCGCCCCGCGTGAGGTCTTCTGTCTGGTCGGCCCGTCCGGCTCCGGCAAGTCGACCTTCCTGCGGTGCATCAACCACCTGGAGCAGGTCAACGCCGGACGGCTGTACGTCGACGGGGAGCTCGTCGGATACCGCCAGAAGGGCGACAAGCTCTACGAGCTGAAGGACAGCGAGGTCGCGGCCCAGCGCCGGGACATCGGCATGGTCTTCCAGCGCTTCAACCTCTTCCCGCACATGACGGCCATAGAGAACGTCATGGAAGCCCCGGTCATGGTCAAGGGCGAGTCCAAGGCGGTGGCGCGCGAGCGTGCCGTACGCCTCCTGGACCGCGTCGGCCTCGGCGACAAGGGCGGGAACTACCCCACCCAGCTCTCCGGCGGCCAGCAGCAGCGCGTGGCGATCGCCCGCGCGCTCGCCATGGAGCCGAAGCTGATGCTCTTCGACGAGCCCACCTCGGCGCTCGACCCGGAGCTGGTGGGTGACGTCCTCGACGTCATGCGGGACCTGGCCGAGTCGGGCATGACCATGATCGTGGTCACGCATGAGATGGGCTTCGCCCGCGAGGTCGGCGACAACCTCGTCTTCATGGACGGCGGCGTGGTCGTCGAGTCGGGTCACCCCCGCGAGGTGCTGGGCAACCCCCAGCACGACCGGACGAAGGCGTTCCTGTCCAAGGTGCTGTAGTCGCACCCGCGGACAGGTGAGGGGCGGTACGGGTTTCCCGTACCGCCCCTCACGCATGTGCGTGTCGGTCCCTACTTGAGACCTAGGACCAGCGCGTCCGAGGGGGAGCGCCAGACCGTACGGGCCTCGGCGAACCCGGCGTCCAGGAGGGTGCCGGCGTGCCAGGCCTCGGTGGGGGTGTCGCCGTCGGCGTGCTCCCCGTAGATCTCGAAGCGCCGCTTCACCGGCTCGGCCAGCGCCGGGTCCGCGGCCGCCAGGGCCCACCACTCGCGCCAGTCCACGGCCCCGGCCGCCTTGGCCCGGTCCATGCCGGCGTGCCGGTGGGCGCGCTCGGCGGCGCCGATGCGGGGGGTGGCCGGGTCGGGCATGTGGTCGGCGTTCATGAACACCCCGCCCGGCCTGACCAGGGGTGCCAGCTGCCCGTACAGGACGGCGAGCTCCTTGCTCGGCAGCCAGTGCAGGGCCGTGGCCGTCAGGACCGCGTCGTACGTGGCGCGGGGCAGGGCCGCGCGCCAGTCGGGGTCCTTGAGGTCGGCGGTCACGAAGGTGACCCGCCGGTCCCCGGCGAAGTAGCCCTCGGCGATGGTCAGCAGCGCCGGGTCGAGGTCGACGCCCGTACTGGTGGCCTCCGGGAACCTCTTGAGGACGCGGTCCGTGATACTTCCCGTACCGCACGCGAGGTCCAGGACCCGGGGGGCGGGGCCGACCAGGGCCTCGACCATGTCGAGCATCACCCGGAACCGCTCCTCGCGGTCGGGCATGTACCACTCCTGCTGCCGGTCCCAGCTGTCCTGCCATGCCTGCCACGCCCGCCGACCGGTGCCGGTTTCCGCCGTATCCGCCATCACGAACCCCTCCATGCGTAATACCCTCGAAGACGTCTCAGCCGTTACCGGAGACACTAATCCGCAGCCGTAAGGACTACAAGTGGAACTGGCCCATTACTCGGACTTCGCCGTGAGCCTGGTCAACACCGAGGAGCCGGCCCGCAACAAGGACTCGTTGACCTCGGTGGACGCCGTCCGCGCCCTCTTCGGCGCAAGCCTGCAGATGGCCCGCCGGGTCACCGACACCGACGTCACCCGCTTCCGCAACGTCCGCGGCCGGCTGCGCGCCGTCTTCGAGGCCGCCGACAGCGGGGACCACGTCCTCGCGGTCGACCTGCTGAACTCGCTGCTCATGGAGTTCCCCGTCAGCCCCCAGGTCTCCGGCCACGAGACGATCGGCGAGGACGGCCGCCCCGACTGGCACATCCACCTCGCCGAGCACCCCTCGAACGCCTCCGCGGGATACGCCGCCATGGCGGCGATGGGCCTGGCCTTCCACGTCACCGAGCACGGCCCCGACCGCCTCGGCCTGTGCCAGGCAGCGCCCTGCCGCAACGCCTACCTCGACACCTCCACCAACCGCTCCCGGCGCTACTGCTCCGACCGCTGCGCCACCCGGGCCAACGTGGCCGCCTACCGTGCCCGCAAGCGGCTGGAGGCCGAGGAGTCCGCCCGCAGCGGACGCACCGCCGAGACCGCCCAGGAGAGCCGGGCCCTGAGCGAGCGCTGATCCTCCCCGCGCGGCCGGATGCGCAGGACCGCCGTCGCCAGCACCAGTTCGTCGGGCACCGGCCCGTAGACGGTGCTGTCGCCGGTCTCGTTGTACGGGTTGTCGCCGAGCACCCACCAGCAGCCGCCCGGCCGCCGCTCCACCGCCCGCTTGATGACCAGCAGGTCCTGCTGGAACGGGTGGCGCAGCACCACCACGTCACCCGGACGGACCGCCGCTCCGTACCGGACCAGCACCTGGTCCCCGTGGACCAGCGTCGGCACCATCGACGGCCCGCTCACGTCGACCAGTCCGAAGCGCCCCCGCGGGTGCCCGCTCTCCACCATTCCCGACCTCCTCGTCACCCCCGCATGCTGCCGTAAGGCCCCGTACATTCGCGCACCGGTCCGCCCACGACGCTGGACTTTTGTCCTAAGCCCATGGGGGCGACCGCGAAAACGGCATTCCGAGCGAGTAATCTCCCCCTTGAGAAGACGATCACGAGGAGGACAAACTCCATGCTTTCCCGCCTCTTCGCCCCCAAGGCGAAGGTCTCCGCCCACTGCGATCTTCCGTGCGGCGTGTACGACCCTGCCCAGGCCCGCATCGAGGCCGAGTCCGTCAAGGCCGTGCAGGAGAAGTACCAGGCCAACGACGACGCCGACTTCCGCGCGCGCGCCATCACCATCAAGGAGCAGCGCGCCGAGCTCGCCAAGCACCACGTCTCGGTGCTGTGGAGCGACTACTTCAAGCCGCCGCACTTCGAGAAGTACCCGCAGCTGCACACGCTGGTCAACGACACCCTGAAGGCCCTCTCGGCCGCCAAGGCGTCGAACGACCCGGCCACCGGCGCGAAGGCCCTTGAGCTCATCGCCGAGATCGACCGCATCTTCTGGGAGACCAAGGCCGCCTGATCCGGCGCCTTGTGCACCTGGTGCACCCTGACGAGAACGGCCCGACTGCAGCGCGCAGCCGGGCCGTTCTCGTGTCCAGGTCAGTCCTCCGTGTCGTCGTCCTCGTCGTCCAGGCGGGCCAGCCAGGTGGCCAGGCGTTCCACCGGGACCTCGAAGTCGGGATTCAGGTCGACGAACGTACGAAGCTGCTCGGCGAGCCACTCGAAGGTGACCTCCTCCTCGCCGCGCCGCTTCTCCAGCTCCTCGATGCCGCGATCGGTGAAGTACAAGTCGGGCTCCGTGCCGTGATGTGGATGTGCAGGGGGGTGTTTCCCGCCAGGATAATCCGCTCTGCGGTGAGACCTCCCGCCTGCTGCGCCTGCGGCGCTAGCCTGGATGTCTCACGAGCAGGGGGCGCGAATGACGGAAGGGCGCACGGCCCGCTCCGCGCGCGCCTTCGAGCTTCTGGAGCCCCTCGTACAGGCCGCGACCGTACGCGTCCACGCCCCGGCGGGCGGGTATGGATCCCCTGTGACCGGCCCCACCTGGGGGAGCGGCTTCTTCATCGCCCCCGGCTGGGTCCTGACGTGCGCGCACGTCGTCGGCGAAGGGGGTGCTGCGGTGCGTCTGACGGGGCGCGAGGTCGGCATCACCTTCTCCTCCGGGGGCAACGGTTCCACCGGGACCGTCACCGGGCGGGTGGAGTGCGTACTGCCCGAGCGGCTGGAGGAGCGGCGCCCCGGCCCGCGGACCATGTGGGACCTGCCCGACCTGGCGCTGATCCGGGTCCTGGCCCCCGTCTCGCACGCCTGCGTCTGGCTGACCGACCGCTCCCGGCCGCGCTTCGAGGAGGTCGCGTACTTCGGCTGCACCGAGGACCTCGGCACGCCCGAGATCACGGGCCGCACCACCCGGCTCCGCGGCACCGCGGGCAACGGCGCGGCCATCCGGCTCGGCGACGACGACGAGATCGAACCCGGCATGTCCGGGGGCCCCGTGGTGGACCTGGCCCGCGGCGAGGTCGTCGGCGTGGTCAAGGCCCGCCGGCACACCGGGGCCGGCGGACTCGCCGTCTCGGTCGCGCAGCTGCGCACGCTGCCGATGCCCGCACGCGGCCAGACGGGGCTCTACCGGCGGGTCATGCAGGCCCACGACCTGCACCACTACGACCAGCACCTCAGCGACCTCAACAGCCGGCGGACCTGGACGGACGTGCACGACGAACTCCCGGCCGAGGACGGGGACCCGTACGCCGGGCGCGGCCGCCTCACCCCCGGCGAGCGCACCACCCTGTGCGGGCTGCTGGCCGAACTGCCCCCGCCGGGCTCCTCCGAGGTCGTACGGGCCCTGGTGGAGGCGGCGCGCGGGGAGGAGCCGGACCCGCACCCGCTCGCCCCGCTGAGCTGGCGCGACGGGCTGGGGCTGCTGCACGACCCGCCGGGCGGGGCAGGGGAGGCGGCGGCCATGCTGCGGTACGCGACGGACGTGAGCGTGGCCGACTACCGCGAGCCGCCCACACCGGGCGCCGACGAGGAACTGTGGGACTGGGTACGGGCCACCGCCGAGCGGCTGTGGCGGCCGCTGCGCAGGGAGCTCGGCGAGCGCCACGAACGGGGCCTGGCCGAGCGCGAGCTGCGCCGGCGGGCCTCGGCCGGGCGTGCCGTACGGGGTCCCGCCCGCCCGGCCGGCGGGCTGCCGACCGGGGCCTCGGCCCTGCTGCAGCTGTGGGCGCACGGCTGGGAGGACGTCTACGACTGGAAGGTCTCGGTGCTGGCGGGCCCGGCCCACCCCGGGCGGGTGCGGGCGGTGGATTCGGGCGTACGGGCCACCCTGCGGGAGCTGCCCGAGGTGTTACGGGCCCCGCTCGCCGAGGCCTTCCGGGCCTCCGACACCCACGAGGCGGCGGCCGTGCTCGAAGTGGCCGTCGAACCGGAGCTGTTCGGGGTGCCCGTGGACGCATGGGTGCTGGTGGGCGGCGTACCGCTGGGGGTGCAGCGGCCGGTGGTGTTCCGCTACCCGGAGGGAAGCGGCGCGCCCGCCGCGGCCGCCCGGTGGGCCCGGGTGCAGGCGGGGCCGCTGCTCGACGAACGGGCCGACTGCGTACGGGGGCGTGCGCGCAGCCCCGCGCCGGGCTGGCTGGCCGCGCTCCCGGACAACACCGTGCCGGTGCACTGCCGGGCGGCGGCGCTGGAGCCCACGCTCGGGGCGCTGCACGCGGTGCGGGACGCCGGGTACGGGATGGCGGTGGGCCGCCGGCCCCCGGCGGATCCGGGGGTGTCGTGCGCCCCCTTCCACCGCGGGCTGCGGGAGGAACTGGCCGAAGCGGGCCGGGCGGAGGTGCTGCCGCTGCGGTTGCAGGCGCTGCGGGGGCGGGCGTACGGGGCCGACCCGGACGCCTACTGGGCGGCGGGGGCGACGCTCGTATGGGACGACCCCGCGCGCGCCCTGCCCGAGGACGAGCCGCTCCAGGGGGACCTGTGACCGGCAGGAGGGAGCAGCACCCATGAACGACGAATGGCTCATATACCGAGGTGTCGGCGAACCCCACGACGGGATCGAGGCCCTGCCCGATCCGCCGCCGTGGCGGGACTTCGACGGCGGGCCCGTGGACGAGGAGGGCGCGGCGGCCGGGGCCGGCACGGCCGACGGCAACATCGCCCGGCGGCTCGGCGCGCACCGGCAGGCCGCCGAGCTGCACCGGCCCGAGCCCGAGGAGCTGGAGGCCATCAACGCCGCGCTGTACCTGCGGCGGCCGCTGCTGGTCACGGGCTTTCCCGGAACGGGCAAGTCCACCCTCGCGCACGCCGTGGCCCACGAGTTGAAGCTGGGCCGGGTGCTGCGCTGGCCGGTGGTGTCGCGGACCGTGCTCCAGGACGGCCTGTACCGCTACGACGCCCTCGCCCGGCTCCAGGACGTGCAGATCGCCGCGAGCGGCGGAGCCGTGGGCGGGGGGCAGGGCGGGGCGCCCGGTGCCGGCCGGCCTCCGGGCATCGGGAAGTACATCCGGCTCGGGCCGCTGGGCACCGCCCTGCTGCCCGCCGAGCGGCCCCGGGTGCTGCTCATCGACGAGCTCGACAAGAGCGACATCGACCTGCCCAACGACCTGCTGAACGTCCTGGAGGAAGGGGAGTTCGCCCTTCCGGAGCTGGAGCGGGTCGCCGACACCGAGCCCGAGGTGCAGGTGCTCACCGACGACGGGGCGAAGGTGACCGTCCGGGGCGGCGGGGTGCGCTGCCGGGCCTTCCCCTTCATCATCCTGACCAGCAACGGGGAACGGGACTTCCCCGCCGCCCTGCTGCGGCGCTGCATCCAGCTCAAGCTCGGGCAGCCCGGTGAGAAGCGGCTCGCGACCATGGTCCGCGCCCACCTCGGGGAAGAGGCCGCCCAGCTCGGGGCCGACCTAATCCGGGAGTTCCTCAGCCGCTCGCAGTCCGAGCTGGTCGCCGCCGACCAGCTGCTCAACGCCGTCTACCTGACCCACTACGCCGCCCCGCCCACCCGGGAGGACCTCGCGGACCTGCTCATCCAGCGACTCGACCGCCCGAGGTGACGGGCCGTGCCGCCACGCGACGAACCTCCGCCCGCCGGACCTCCGCCCGCGGGAAGCCCCCCGGCCGGACCGTCCGGCATCCGCGAACTGGCCGTGCTGCTGCGCCGCGCCGGGCTCGATCCGTCCGCCGAGGAGCTCGCCGACGCGCTGTGGCTGGCCGGTCGGATCAGCGGGCCCGGGCGGCCCGCACCGGGTGCGGAGGCGTCCGCACCAGAACCGGAGGATGAGGATCCGGTCAGTCCGCCCGTGGATCCCGGGCGCGCGGAGCCGGAAGCCGGTGATCCGGTCAGGCTCTATCCGCCTGGGACGCGCCGCGGCGGCGAGACCGAGGCGGAGCTCGCGGGGGAGGTGCCAGGGGAGCGCGGGGTGCCCGTACGGGTCCCCAGGGCGGCCGCGCTGCCACGCATCCTGGAGATACAGCGCGCCCTGCGCGCCCTCCAGCGGCACCGCCCGCCCGCCCCGCCCACCCGGATGGTCCTCGACGAGTCGGCCACCGCCGAGGCCAGCGCCCGGGCCCTCGGGCTGGTCATCCCGGTGCTCCGGCCCGACAGCAGGCGCGAGGCGACCGCACGGCTGGTGATGGACGCGTCGCCGTCGATGGCGGTGTGGCAGGACATGTTCGAGGAACTGCGTTCCGTGTGCGAGCGGCTGGGTGCCTTCCGGGACGTCCAGGTGCACTACCTGCACCGGCTCGCCGACGGTACGGCCGCGCTCGGGCGCGGCCCCGTGCCCGGCCCCGGGCTGCGCTCCGGGGAACAGCTGCGCGACCCCACCGGGCGGGCCCTGACCATGATGGTCTCCGACTGCGCCGGACCGCTGTGGCGCGAGGGCGCGGCGCAGCGGCTGCTGCACCGGTGGGCCGAGTGCACCCCGTGCGTGGTCGTGCAGCCGCTGCCGCAGCGGCTGTGGGGCCGCAGCTGGCTGCCGACCGAGCGGGGCACGCTCTCCCGCGTCGAGGGCAGCGGCGGGAAGCTGAAATTCCGGTCGGACCGGCCGCCGCTGCCCGGACGGCTCGTGGGCGGGCTGACCGTGCCCGTGCTGCCCCCGGGCGCGACAGCCCTCGGAGCCTGGGCCCGGCTCGTCGCCGGGCTGGGCACCGGCCCGGTTCCGGCGGAGGTGGGCCGGGTGCTGGCCGCCCACCCGGCGGCGCCCCCGCCGCCGCCGCGTGCCGTACGGCCGCCGCGCGAGCTGGTGGCGCGGTTCAGGTCCTCGGCCGCGCCCCGGGCCGTACAGCTGGCCGTCTACCTGTCGGCGGCCCCGCTGACGCTGCCCGTCATGCGGCTGGTGCAGCGCACGATGCTGCCCGACTCCGAGCCCTCGGACCTGGCCGAGGTGCTGCTGAGCGGGCTGCTGCGGCGCAGCGCGGAGGCGCCGGGGCAGTGGTACGAGTTCGCGCCCGGCGTGCAGGACGTACTGCTGGGGCCGCTGGGGCGGGACGAGGCCGCCCTCGTGCTCAAGCACTGCTCGGAGTACGTACAGGCCCACTTCGGGCGGGGCGTACGGAACTTCCCCGCCCTCGCGGTCTCGCAGCTCACCGGAGCACCGTCCGCCGAGGCCGGACCAGCGCCGGAGGACGCCGCGGAGCGCACGCCCGCCGGGCGGCTCCCGCAGGCCTTCGCCCAGGTCTCGGCCAAGGTGGTACGGCGCTACCTGCCCGGGGTGCCGGAGGACGGGGACCCGCCGGTCCGCGAGCCCGCCGCGCCCCCGGCGCCCGGCCGGGCCGGCGCGGTGCGCGCGGCGCGCGACCGGCTCGCGGACGGGGACGCGCGCGCCCTGTACGAAGCCGTGGCGGTACTGCGCCGCGCCGTGACGGCCCCGCCCGGGCCCGGCGATCCGCCGGAGGAGGCGGAGACCGAACTGGCGGGCGCGCTGCTGCGGCTGTGGGCGGCCCAGCGGGACCCGGAACTCCTCGCCGAGGCCGAGCGGGCCCTGACCGGCCTGCGCACCGCGCCGGCCCGGTTCGCGCGGGGCCGGGTGCTGTACGAGCGGGCGCGGGCGGCCGCCCGTACGGCCTCGTCGGTCGACGCGGAGCTGCTGGCCGCCGCCGACCGGGAGTTCGCGGCGGCCGGCGCCTCGGCCGACCCCGCACTGCGGCGGGACTGCGCGGTGCGCCGCGCCGAGACCCTGATCCGGCTGAGCGCCCTGCGGGACGACCCGGGCGCGCTGCGCGAGGCGCGGGCCGCCCTGGAGCCGCTGGCCGGGCCCACGCCCGGCGGAGCCGTGGACGCGCCGCCGCATCCCGGACTCCAACAGGCCCTGGGCCGCGTCCTGCTGGCCCTGCTGCCCCACACCCCGGACCCGGCCGAGCGCACGGCCCTGGCCGAGCAGGCCGCGGCGCGGCTGGCCGCGACCGCCCTGACCACGGACGGCACGGCCGGTCGAGAAGGGCGCGCACGGGTGCGGGTGGAGCTGGCCGGCGCCCTGCGGTACCTGCCCGGGCGGCTGGAGGAGGCGGCCGGTGAGCTGGACGCGGCCCTCGCGGAGGCCGGCGGCGACGCCGAGCTGCGGGTGGCGGCCCTGGTGTGCCTGGCGCGGGTGCACCGGGCGCGCCACGAGCGGGACGCCGACCCGGCGGCCCTGGAGGACGCCGCCGAGGCGTACGGCCGCGCCCGGCGGCTGATCCCCCGGGACGCGGAGGCCTTCGCCGAGCTGCTGCCCGAATGGGGCGACGTCCTGCTGGAGCGGGCCCGGGCCGCCGACGGGCGGCGCTTCACCGGGGCCGCCGTACGCGTGCTGCGCGAGAGCCGGGCGGCGGTGCCGCAGTCCGACCCCGGGGCGGCGCACCGGCTGCTGAGACTGGCCGCGGGGCTCCGGCTGCGGCACGCCTACGAAGGGGA from Streptomyces sp. NBC_00190 harbors:
- a CDS encoding VMAP-C domain-containing protein — encoded protein: MTEGRTARSARAFELLEPLVQAATVRVHAPAGGYGSPVTGPTWGSGFFIAPGWVLTCAHVVGEGGAAVRLTGREVGITFSSGGNGSTGTVTGRVECVLPERLEERRPGPRTMWDLPDLALIRVLAPVSHACVWLTDRSRPRFEEVAYFGCTEDLGTPEITGRTTRLRGTAGNGAAIRLGDDDEIEPGMSGGPVVDLARGEVVGVVKARRHTGAGGLAVSVAQLRTLPMPARGQTGLYRRVMQAHDLHHYDQHLSDLNSRRTWTDVHDELPAEDGDPYAGRGRLTPGERTTLCGLLAELPPPGSSEVVRALVEAARGEEPDPHPLAPLSWRDGLGLLHDPPGGAGEAAAMLRYATDVSVADYREPPTPGADEELWDWVRATAERLWRPLRRELGERHERGLAERELRRRASAGRAVRGPARPAGGLPTGASALLQLWAHGWEDVYDWKVSVLAGPAHPGRVRAVDSGVRATLRELPEVLRAPLAEAFRASDTHEAAAVLEVAVEPELFGVPVDAWVLVGGVPLGVQRPVVFRYPEGSGAPAAAARWARVQAGPLLDERADCVRGRARSPAPGWLAALPDNTVPVHCRAAALEPTLGALHAVRDAGYGMAVGRRPPADPGVSCAPFHRGLREELAEAGRAEVLPLRLQALRGRAYGADPDAYWAAGATLVWDDPARALPEDEPLQGDL
- a CDS encoding AAA family ATPase, which gives rise to MNDEWLIYRGVGEPHDGIEALPDPPPWRDFDGGPVDEEGAAAGAGTADGNIARRLGAHRQAAELHRPEPEELEAINAALYLRRPLLVTGFPGTGKSTLAHAVAHELKLGRVLRWPVVSRTVLQDGLYRYDALARLQDVQIAASGGAVGGGQGGAPGAGRPPGIGKYIRLGPLGTALLPAERPRVLLIDELDKSDIDLPNDLLNVLEEGEFALPELERVADTEPEVQVLTDDGAKVTVRGGGVRCRAFPFIILTSNGERDFPAALLRRCIQLKLGQPGEKRLATMVRAHLGEEAAQLGADLIREFLSRSQSELVAADQLLNAVYLTHYAAPPTREDLADLLIQRLDRPR
- a CDS encoding SAV_2336 N-terminal domain-related protein, translated to MPPRDEPPPAGPPPAGSPPAGPSGIRELAVLLRRAGLDPSAEELADALWLAGRISGPGRPAPGAEASAPEPEDEDPVSPPVDPGRAEPEAGDPVRLYPPGTRRGGETEAELAGEVPGERGVPVRVPRAAALPRILEIQRALRALQRHRPPAPPTRMVLDESATAEASARALGLVIPVLRPDSRREATARLVMDASPSMAVWQDMFEELRSVCERLGAFRDVQVHYLHRLADGTAALGRGPVPGPGLRSGEQLRDPTGRALTMMVSDCAGPLWREGAAQRLLHRWAECTPCVVVQPLPQRLWGRSWLPTERGTLSRVEGSGGKLKFRSDRPPLPGRLVGGLTVPVLPPGATALGAWARLVAGLGTGPVPAEVGRVLAAHPAAPPPPPRAVRPPRELVARFRSSAAPRAVQLAVYLSAAPLTLPVMRLVQRTMLPDSEPSDLAEVLLSGLLRRSAEAPGQWYEFAPGVQDVLLGPLGRDEAALVLKHCSEYVQAHFGRGVRNFPALAVSQLTGAPSAEAGPAPEDAAERTPAGRLPQAFAQVSAKVVRRYLPGVPEDGDPPVREPAAPPAPGRAGAVRAARDRLADGDARALYEAVAVLRRAVTAPPGPGDPPEEAETELAGALLRLWAAQRDPELLAEAERALTGLRTAPARFARGRVLYERARAAARTASSVDAELLAAADREFAAAGASADPALRRDCAVRRAETLIRLSALRDDPGALREARAALEPLAGPTPGGAVDAPPHPGLQQALGRVLLALLPHTPDPAERTALAEQAAARLAATALTTDGTAGREGRARVRVELAGALRYLPGRLEEAAGELDAALAEAGGDAELRVAALVCLARVHRARHERDADPAALEDAAEAYGRARRLIPRDAEAFAELLPEWGDVLLERARAADGRRFTGAAVRVLRESRAAVPQSDPGAAHRLLRLAAGLRLRHAYEGDPVDLREAEYLLELAVRQSRSPLERARAWRDHGDVQQEIHGHTRAVDRLDRAADSYRRAWRAALEADHEERRAAGTAVSLAARVQELRGEVLERLARPRAALDAYRSALELWMRIGTGAEGAAEAGAEGRSEALAARISALEAAL